The genomic region tcgtatcggccaaaaatgtcacatCACTATCATTAtaaaatacactgcatttcaaatAGTCAGCAATGATCTAATGAATTCAGGTATCGTCAGAAAGGTTAAGTTCTCATCTATAACAGTTAAATAATGTCTTAATGTGTTTCAGAGTCCATATGActgattctgttggaccaaaccacAAATAGCGAGTTGAAACATCCTGTTGTCAGAGAGGAAACAGTTATTTTCcatctttgttgttgtgagtggcagggggagggCTTATTGTGCATAAATGGGAAGGTGCACATTCACAGCAGAATGAGTGAAGGAGATGAGACCAAAAGACAACATGAGAACAGGATGTACAGTACAGAAGTGCTCATAAAAACGAGAAAAATAATAATACGTGATTAATtgcgatacaggcatttggaatatcgCGCTAAAATAAACAAAACTATATTCTATATGTCGCCCAGCCCTAATATGTCTCCTCACCGGAGTCACTGGCCTTGGCCCCTCCGCTGCTGCCCTTCATCCAGTTGAGTGAGGCTCGTGGTCCTAGTTGGATCTTCTCATCCATCTGAGGCTAAACAGGATGATAACAGACAGAAACAGTTTTCCTTCCAATACTCATATCATGTGATCTGGGCCTACAACGCTATAACGACCAACAGTCTCTGAGGAGAATGGAGAGCTGCCTAATACATCATTGGTACTGACACACAGATGTGGGTTTATAACAGCTCTGTATGGCATGGGGAGCCATGCTCCAGTATGCAAGGCTGGGTGTGCTTGTACCCCAACTATCTGGCATTTGGACCTGTATCATTTCACcactacatttacattttagtcatttagcagaagctcttatccagagtgacttacagtttgtgcattcatctttagatagctaggtgagacaaccacatatcagtcataggAAGCACATTTATTATCCACAAAAAAACTCAAATGGGAGTGTTaggctttttgtgtgtgtgtgtttggggggaggGGTATTTTTAAAAtacctctttgaagaggtagggatTTGGACTATCAGTATCATTTGAGGACAGGGATGAAGAACCACAGGAATCCTGTGAATGATGCGATGCCTAATGCAGTATATACATTACAACACAGTCGTTTCATCTACTAtactgagctgaaataaaatatactagaaatgttccatacgcacaagggtgggcctggctccccagtgggtgatgtgaaatccatagattaaggcctaatgaatttatttcaattgactgatttccttaaatgaactataactcagtaaaatgttgAATGTTAAGTTGATATTTGTCCATAAAGACTTGTGCTTGTAGACCAATGAGAACATAACTCTTGTCATCCAACTTCTACAGACTTGAAGGAACCAAACATAAATGATTGACAGATGCCATTTTGTAATTAAAATTAAGTACACTTAAAAACACCAGTGAACCTCCATGGTAAAACACCCAAACGAGTCAGTCAAAAGATGAGGTCTACAGGTGCTTTAGTGGCTGACCTTGGAGATCTTGGGGATCTTAGTGGGGTCGATTGTCCTGCTGTTCTTGGTCATGGGCACAGTGTTCCAGGTCTCGTCTCTCTGTTGCACacgctgctccctctgctgctccctttgctgttctctctgctgctgttgttgctctggaggacagaggaaacacacacaggagggaTGACATGTCAACAGGTTTATTAAAGACAAATCAAATAGTGCCCCAGGTTTAAGAGAATACTGTGGGGTGAGTTGACAGATTGGATAGTAGGGGAACTTTCTGACCACTGTGGGCCACTGTAGTGTCTCCGTCTGCAGGCTATGGGGAGGGAATGCCAGTGTAGCTCTAAGCCTTAGAGGATGTAGCCCATGGGCCTGGCTGACCTGGCCTTCTCTTGGTGTCCTTGGAGAGCAGCTGCTGGTGCAccttcctctgctcctcctgctcctcaatCTTGGCCTCTTTGTGGATCTGCTCGATGGTCTTAGGGCCCTGGTCAGCTCTCCTGGACACCCAGTTGTGCTGTTGGAACGAGCAGTGTTAGACTTACGCAGGGAGTTTCCTCAGAGAGACAATCTGGTGTTTTTAATTACTGAACTGCGTACAACACAATTAGCCTACAGTCAAGGAGCCCCAATGGCACAGCAGTATTTTGTTGATGACTATTCATGCAGAATTTTTTATTCTATGCTCAAATTTAACTGATTACAGTCTGTTGTTTTCTTCCTTAGAGTGAATTACTGGTCTGCTCAGGGAGCCCGCGTGAAGAACTGACAATTAGAATGTTTTCTCCTATTTAttgtaataataatttaaaaaagaacCCTCACTGGTGGGTTGAGCTGCAGACAGCACACAACCACAATGCTcgagtatgcacacacacacttaccaatCGGAGGTCTATCACGTCCTGCAGCATAAACCGTATCCGAGACGATGTCTTCCGCTCCTTAACAATTTTCTCCATCTGGTTGAAATACTGATCCATGCGAGGCTatgacaagaaagagagagatgaagggtcATTGCAAAGTGATGTATGAATACACAATTCTCACTATTCACTCCAGTGGACAGCCAGACACTCATGTCATTTCATTCCACTCCATTTTAAAATTCAGTGTGATATAGTATTGTCTCAAAGTAAACTGAGCAGTTTGGGAGCAGGTACAACAAAAGCCTTTTTTCTTAGCCTATAAAACACAGACTACTAAATGTGATTTCCTGTCTCAGTGTTAATCATGCCAGATATACACCATTACAGTATTTGTAGATATGAGGACCACAGAGTCTTAAAACTCTGGTAGAGCCCAAAGAGGTTGTACACTGGTACGTGTGTAGGAGTCTTTCCTTTGGCCAGCAGCAGGTTAAAACAGGTCAGACAACAGCAGGCGCGAGGGAGCAGTGAGATGTCTCCTCACCCATGTCCTCCCAGGCCTCCTCATTTGACCAGCTGGAAGTCATTTAAGCTCCCTCCCCATGGCTCACCTTGGCTTTCTCAAAGTCCAGGTCCTTGCCGATTGTGGTGAGCAGCCTGCAAAGGCACTCCAGCGATTCCTCGTCATGGTTCTTCAGCAGCTTGACCACGCAGTCGTGCATGATGGCCTCTGTCAGCATCTTGAGTTTGAACAGCTCCCCGATGAACTTGATGTTCCCTATGGAGCGCCGGCGGGCCTTGTCCTTGGCCTCCTCCAGCTCTAACCGTAGTCTCTCTTGATCACTGGACTGGAAAGGAAATGGAGAGTAGATTGTCAGAACTAAGTAACTAGCAACAGCTAACAATGAGCCCCCACTAACTCTTCACAATACATCAGTCCCATACAATTCTCTGCTCTGTATTCCCCTTCTACAAGGTGACAGACAGATTAGTGatctgagcagtgtgtgtgtggggtttagGTACCTGTGCAGAGTCAAGTTCCTTCTGTTTCCTTTCAAACACCACATCATCCACCTTGTCCCGCTCAAACTCCTTCTGACAACGGTTGAGCAGCAGTTTGCGGAAGTTCACTGTGGTTCCGGGTTTGTCCGTCATGGGCACTTTGAGCTGGAGAATAACAGAGGTAACAAGCTATTTGGTTAGAGGTACAGAGATATAGGGGAAAGAGTAGAGTAAAGAAAAACTGAGAATTGAACGGAAGATGAGGTCTAGAAAGAGTGAAAGGGGGGCAGAAAAATATACCTTTAGGGACATTTTGCTGAATGTTTATGGGGCTTAAGAGCACCCATGTACAGTTTATATTTTGATGTTGACTAGCAGCATTCAGAGAAACCACAGataatcatgtccaaacaatagAGAGCTGAGCTTAACATACCGTGGTGAGGCAGCGACACATGTTCCCGTAGGCCACAGAGAAGCCGGGCTCGTCGATGGCCTTCTCAAAGACCAGGTCGATGACGCCCTTGAGGCGCTCCTCCGTGTCAATGGTGAGGTCTGTCACCTGCTTCATCAGCTGGTTGAACATCTGAGGCGTCAGTTTGTTGAGGATACTGCGCACCTTCCGGAAGAGCTCCTGGCACGGCAACAACATCCTCATCATTTATTGATGTGAGAATTCACTCACTTCATTTGATCTTCAGTCTCTTGACAACTCCTTGGTCACAATATTTCTTTCCTGTGTGGAGTCACTGCTGAAAAAACTCAACATCTTGTGCGTTTTTGATTtcactgtgtgggtgtgtctgggtGTCAGATGAAAGGTTTGGCTCCTCCTACCTGTGTTGTAATGACCTCAGGGTCATCTGATGGCCCCGCCCTCTTCATGCCGGGTTTCCAGGCATTCTCAGCTTTCTTCAGTTGCACCTCTTCATTCGCTGACACGTTCAGGATAATCTTCCTGGGCGGGGGCCGCCGGGCACCCCCCCCCATGTTCATCATCTGCTGGAGGAGACAGAACAACATGTCACTTCTACAGCTCGCCACCAACACCAAACACATCGCCACGACTGCTGAAGTCTAATTCACAACTTTCCTTGAATGAGTATGACTTTGGGAAATGAGTCATCCCTAGTAAACAAACAAGATGCAAATCATTCCCCATGATTCATTTATCTCACTATGATACCAGTAatattctgtgagtgtgtgtgagtgtgagcgccagagagagagcgtgagtcCGTGAGCAAGAGAGAAGTAACAAAAAGAAGAGACATTATTTGAGAAAGAGATTGGTGTTTGTGTCGGGAGGGGTAGTAATTACGTGAGCCTGGGAGTGAGTGTGACTCACTGCAGCTCCGCCGCGTCCTCCACTCATCTGTCTGCCAAAGTCAGCAAAGGCCGGTGTGAAGTCAGGGCCTCGGGAGATCACCCTGGATTCTACCGCCCGGGTTGGCAGCTTGTTTTGGTTTATCTGcagagaaacacagggagagagagcgatggacaGTGAGACAGCTGACCAGCAGGGGGAGCAGTGATCCTTTAACACCGTGGGCCTAGCCATATGGGGAGAGCTGTGGCCTGGTTCAGAAACAACACCCTACTAGCCCTACTAACAACTCCAGCGCTCTCAGCTGTCGTTGACTTCCCTTAATGCTCTCCTCCAGTGAACATTTTCTCAGGGAGAAAAATATGACTCCCAGGGACTGTACATCAATCGTTGCCAGTCTATTGCTCCTTTTCTGGGGCTGAATTATCAACACTGCCAAGTGTGACATAATAGCTATGTGATTTTAATCAAAACAGGATGTCTATGGGCTAGCTGCTATTGGCTCGGTCAGAGTGCAGCAGAGGGAGATGAACTTACCAGAAGCATATCATTTCATAATGAAtagctacattttttttttttttaatgacattGGGCCATGTATTTACTAAAGGGAACAAATAAGGCTACTCACACTGTTTGCTCCATACAAATAATCCCTTCGCTTGAGAGCTTTTTTCAAAAGCAACTTACTTTGCTAACATCTTACACTATCAATTTATAGTCCTGAATATTTATTGTGGGGTTTAGGGCCTTGCTCACAGCTAACTCATTCTGACCACTAGGTTGAAGCTCTGCTCAGCCCACTCTTCACACACCTTGTCCAGCACAACGTCACTGATCTGAGGCAGCCCGTCTGGCTTCTGTGTACAGGCAGCCATGAACTGAAAGCCCAGCAGGAAGTCCCGTTTGTATTGACGCTTCCCATTAGTCTCCAGATCTGAGGAAACAAcaagagagaggtgaggaaaaCAGCCCTGCTCATTTCATACTGTGCAAAGGTTGTATGACTGTTGATAGTGAAAACTAAGCAAGAGACACTAATGAATAATAACCACCCCCTACCTTCCTGGAAGAGGTCTGGGGGTGCTCCTGTGGAGCCATCATTGTCCCCAGGGGTGGCCCCGCTGTCACTGCTCTCAGTCTCCGAGGTGTGTCCTGCTCCGTTCCTCATGGGCTCAGCCTCCCCGTTTTCCTCAGGGGCTGGGggcctctcctctgcctccagGGCTGAGGGAGCTGCTGAGGGTGGGGGAGAGGTGCTGCAGCTCCTGGCGGGTGGCAGGGCCTGGTCTCCAGCAGCCTCTTCCAAAGGCTTGAGCTCctcctgggggagggaggggaagcaGAGGGGGTTAGATAGAGGGACAGAGCTGCCTTCAAAGAGTCGGCTGGGAACACTGATCATGATGGATAACTCCTTGCCAACGTACTCTGACGATAACACCACTTCCAGTCATTCATGTCTGTGTTCCACCGCCACACATGTGGAAACATTTTCCATTTGAACTATTCCCCAtataatctctctccctcttctccgtCTACTCTGTTTATGcttccccccctccatctcctcctcctgttcccccGCAGTGAGTGAATAAGAAGGGTTGTTGCTTACCTCAGTCTCCCTCTGTTGGGCATCTCCAACAGGACTCTCTTCATTTGGTTTCTTCCAGGTCTTTGGTGCATCAGGAGCAGCCTGACATCCTGCAGCGAAAACAATAGCAAAGACATTTTAAAGTCGGCTATAGGCTAACGATTTACCCAAAATTGCACTCAGTAAAAATCTATGACTAGATACTTTTACTAGCGGAAAATAGTGGCCTTCCACTCAGAATAATCATGAACTCCAGCTGTTGAGCTCAGCACTGATCCTGTTTGAAACATATTCTATAACCGTGGACAGTCTTAGTTGTGTCCAGCAGCAACATTTAACAGTTTATATATAGTATACACACAGGCATCCATGGGACATTCCCACGGTCATCTGTACCCATGGTTATGTACATACCTGTAGTGGGACTCTTTCTGGAGAGGGCTTGTAGCTGTGGTTCAGGCTTGTTGTCTGGTGTTATGAATGCCTCTGCCCCTGCTTTGAGAGGGACGTCTTTAGTGTCGGCGGGCTTGCTGGCCTCCGCTGTGGCCTGCACTAGTGGTGGAAGGCCAGGGGGAGGTGCTGGAAAAGCAGGCGCAGGTTTGGAGGTCAGAGTGACTGGCACTACAGTGATGGGTGCGATAGAGTCCGTGACAGCAGGGGGGATCTCTGCTCTCACCTCACTGGGCACAGCCTCACTACAGTCTTCTCTGAAGGCCGGGGTTGAAGCCTGGGGCTGGGGTGGGGAGGGATCTAGGGGGGAGGGCTCCTGGGCCTGGGTGTCCAGCTCAGCCCCAGTGTCAGCATGGCCATTCAAAGCTTTTGGGGTTAGGGTGGGGGAAGCAGCCAGGGTGTGTTGGGCTTCTGGAAGAGGCTCCACTGTGTTTGGGGTCTGGGAATGAGTCGTGGGAGGCAGGGTCTTGGGCTCAGCTGCAGAGGGAGTGGGAGTAGCAGGCTCCACTGCAGAGGGCTGCTCAATGGGGTTGGGGCTGGCAACAGGATGAGGGGCAGGGATGGGCGCCACCATCACTGGGGCAGGAGAGGGAAGCTCTTTTTCTACAGGGGGAGATGGGGCAGTTACAGGTGCACTGGCCTCTCGCCACGCCATAGAAGGTTCTGGTTGTCCAATCCCGGGAGAGGAAGGCTTCCGGATAACCGGCTCCAATTTTGGCTTATCATATACTGGAAAAGCGAAGAGATAACACTGACATTAAACACAAAAGAGAAAATTATTTGTGCTCTCTCTTTACTGAGTCAACGTCTTGCTCAGGGCTCTGCTCTCAGAGCAGAGATGTATTGTGcctggagggtggaggggtgagggtCAGACCTGGCCCTGGTTTGCTGTCTGCAGCCCCAGGCGTGGGCTGCTGCTGCTTGGGGGGCTCCAGGCTGTAGGCTGGGTGGGCCTGGCCTTGGCCCTGCTCCGGAGTCTGGCTGCCGCTCGGCTGCTGCTGCTGCGATTTGAGGTAGAAAATGTGAGGATAATGAGGGTGCGGCCATAAAAACTAGCAACATGGAAAGACAGCCAAATAAGCACAAACGAGCACAAAAATAGAATTAAGCGGAAACAAGGAAACCAGTGGGTATGGTTAGAAATATTGGCAACAAAaaagacaggggaagacaaggaGAGACAGCAACCAAGGAAAGCAGGCAAAAAGGGGAAAGGAGAAGAGCCCAAGAGTAGGAGAAAATGACAGGGAAATGGAGGCACGTAAGGTAAAACAAAGCAACAAAAAGGGAGGAGTGTAAAAAGGacaaaagacagaaagagaggaaagacacACTGTTAACGTCCAAGGAGAGGACAAGAAGGAAGTGTCACAACAAAAGACTTCCCTCCACAAAATCCAGAACAAGAACTGTCATTTAAGATGATTGCCCCTTTCTATTAGAATGCATTCAGCAATGACtcctttttaaaaaataaataagaacaTCTTATTTCTGGATTCTTCATGGAGGGACAGAAAGCAGAAACGACATGTTCCATAAGAACATTTACTGTaccagaagagagggaggagatacaCTGATACATGTAGATAGGTACTAGTAGGTATAGATGTGTAAGCCATAGATCTGTGTCCAAGATTAACATGATAACCAACTATGACCAATGAAATACAGTGTGTTTAGGTCACTGTTGTAAAATAGCCATGGTTTCCTATTACTCCAATTGAATAGCAAAGATTATGAACCTAAGGCCAGGTAAGTGTGCTAGGTGCAGATCAGTGGGTCAGGGACAGTGGCTGAAGTCTATGTGGCTGGCTGTGTCTAACGCAGTATGGCAGAGGATGGATTAGACACAGACTGAGGAAAATGTTTCTGGTCTGGTGCATGGCTCTCTGTATGTTGTGGTGTCAAAGCCCTGGTGGCCTGGCCTAATTGCCCGCTCCCTCCTAATACCCAGCAGTTTGACCTAAGCACAGGTTTTACACAGCCATGAATGAGAGGCTAATAGCTCAGCTCAGTGGGTCAGTGGCACACCATGgcaccctttgtgtgtgtgtatgtgtaagtgAGTGAGAGAGCATTAAGCCTAAGAGCAGGAAGCATGAGAGTAGATGTGTACTTACCTGcggaggggtgggggtggaggagggtcgTCCGACAGGGGGAGTTGGATTCCGGCTCCCTGTGCCCCCTGCCATGATCTCCTCTGTGATGTCCCTGCCTCCCTGATTGGGGTCACGGATACGGATCTGGGAGGACAATGACACAAAAGGAACGCCGTCTCACTAAAGCACCAGTGTCTCAGAGCAACCCTCCCCCAGCCATTTAAAACAGTGGAGCGCGTAATGTACAGGAGTACTGACTGAGTCTAAAGAAGCATTAATACATCTGTGACCAAACGTTTCAGACTTTCTTATTAATCTTGTGCAAATGGAGAGAAAAAGCTTAACACTTGACTTTTTACAATATCTCATATTTCAGTTAAGGCATTTAAAAGGGTTTCTGAAAAGATCATGTCTTTTCATGTGGGTCTTCAAACTGAACAGCAAAATATAACACCCCCCGACTCCGGATTGAAGCCATTTTTAAAGTCATCACCCTTCCGTCCTTGACTTTTCCAAAATAAGTATATTTAACACACGTATGTTGTTAGAATTTCGATATCACAAACATCATTTGTGTATTAAGCAGCTTTATGAAGCCATTTTCCCCCTCATTCATCGCCAGTCAGCCTGTGCAGCTGATGGCACATCAAACTACagttaactgccaaaataaagaaaacaccaacAAAAGTGTCTTAacagccaccagaacagcttcaatgcaccttggcatagattctactaGTGTcgggaactctattggagggatgcacaCCATTCTTGCGTGAGAAATTcaataatttggtgttttgttgaaagTGGTGGAAAACGCAGTCCCAGCcgctgctccagaatctcccataagtgttcaatccTCCAACTGTCACATGCAGGTAAGACGTTTTGATTTATATAAAATGTGCAACCCAAgcagggatggtgttagacgggtgatgagctgtgcctggttttctccagacatagagCATAGCattctcatcagaccacagaatgttttgccactctgccataaagcccagattggtgaagtgctgtagagactgttgtccttctggcaggttcctTCATCTCAACCAATGAACTCtatagttctgtcagagtggtcattgggttcttggtcacctccctgatcaaggtccTTCTTGCCAGGTTGCTCAGATtggtcggacggccagctctCGAATATGGGTAGTTACATTTTTTGTTAATTTCCCAATGAttgagaccactgtgctcttggaaactttcaacactctcaAAATTGTTTAACACCCTTCCCAAGATATGCCTCATGTCAATTCTCTCTCCCAGATCTACGAACAGATCCTTGGACTTCATTGTATAGTTTCGGCTctgatgcactgtcaactgtggcaccttatatagacaggtgggtcCAGCTTTCTGGTGTTAAATAGCTAGATTAAGGCCTGGCATACATTAAGGCTAggactcccgagtggcacagcagtcgaAG from Oncorhynchus kisutch isolate 150728-3 linkage group LG5, Okis_V2, whole genome shotgun sequence harbors:
- the LOC109891042 gene encoding eukaryotic translation initiation factor 4 gamma 3 isoform X4, with protein sequence MSLPTKIVPKPATVAVSGPGTVPSPSSQLRATLTSVSLPPGAPGAPQSNAVPPPQIFLNMTRPRIPRVQPSLDDRIFPTQPGVTAVYSVPRHPGPPYTAHDITKGHPNLAGTPPGHAHSPALSQVSVPTASPYRYPKGWEAGGGSPYTTGQNAGSTPLVYSPQTQQMNAQPQSRPSSMPSPSPSPPVIWNHQFATGPRPTHHQFFQRAQMQTARPTIPTNTSSLRPGSQNPTAAVYPPNQPTMMMMAPMPFPSPQAAQYYIPQYRHSTPYVGPPQPFSVQPPGSGTFYPGPGPGEYPAQYAPGPQFYPGQQVYPPSPPIIVPTPQQPPPAKREKKPSSQIRIRDPNQGGRDITEEIMAGGTGSRNPTPPVGRPSSTPTPPQFLWPHPHYPHIFYLKSQQQQPSGSQTPEQGQGQAHPAYSLEPPKQQQPTPGAADSKPGPVYDKPKLEPVIRKPSSPGIGQPEPSMAWREASAPVTAPSPPVEKELPSPAPVMVAPIPAPHPVASPNPIEQPSAVEPATPTPSAAEPKTLPPTTHSQTPNTVEPLPEAQHTLAASPTLTPKALNGHADTGAELDTQAQEPSPLDPSPPQPQASTPAFREDCSEAVPSEVRAEIPPAVTDSIAPITVVPVTLTSKPAPAFPAPPPGLPPLVQATAEASKPADTKDVPLKAGAEAFITPDNKPEPQLQALSRKSPTTGCQAAPDAPKTWKKPNEESPVGDAQQRETEEELKPLEEAAGDQALPPARSCSTSPPPSAAPSALEAEERPPAPEENGEAEPMRNGAGHTSETESSDSGATPGDNDGSTGAPPDLFQEDLETNGKRQYKRDFLLGFQFMAACTQKPDGLPQISDVVLDKINQNKLPTRAVESRVISRGPDFTPAFADFGRQMSGGRGGAAVSHTHSQAHQMMNMGGGARRPPPRKIILNVSANEEVQLKKAENAWKPGMKRAGPSDDPEVITTQELFRKVRSILNKLTPQMFNQLMKQVTDLTIDTEERLKGVIDLVFEKAIDEPGFSVAYGNMCRCLTTLKVPMTDKPGTTVNFRKLLLNRCQKEFERDKVDDVVFERKQKELDSAQSSDQERLRLELEEAKDKARRRSIGNIKFIGELFKLKMLTEAIMHDCVVKLLKNHDEESLECLCRLLTTIGKDLDFEKAKPRMDQYFNQMEKIVKERKTSSRIRFMLQDVIDLRLHNWVSRRADQGPKTIEQIHKEAKIEEQEEQRKVHQQLLSKDTKRRPEQQQQQREQQREQQREQRVQQRDETWNTVPMTKNSRTIDPTKIPKISKPQMDEKIQLGPRASLNWMKGSSGGAKASDSELSRSGGGGASLNRYSALQSTQSHQTTPPAQNLEYDTRRTLGSRSSAGRERSEKPLSPAPSRPGSFVRGGSAKELLESPALSPEEPRRELESPSVSEDKTEPERSSAREPVKAEPVVAQSPDRPALSEEEMERKSRAIIDEFLHINDYKEAVQCVDELDMSSQLHVFVRVGVESTLERSQITRDHMGKLLFQLVQQDILARSQFFKGFADTLELADDMAIDIPHIWLYLAELLSPVLRDRGFSMRELFSELSKPLLPVGRAGILFSEILHILCKQMSHRKVGTLWRESGLSWSDFLPEGEDVQDFISEQKLQFTEADCSSHEAALATTALSLVVLNQQLERLLLEDMASDEQIFDWVEANLDESQMSSSPFLRALMTAVCKAAVKDESASCRVDVAIIQRRLPVLLKYLNSDTERQLQALYALQALIVTLDQPPNLLRMFFDCLYDEDVISEDAFYKWETSKDPAEELGKGVALKSVTAFFTWLREAEEESEDN